The nucleotide sequence CTTCGGCGAACTGGGAGCGCGGGTCGATTACGCCCAGAGCAGCGAGCGTTATATGCACCCGCTCGATTGGGAGACTCCGTTCAACGAGGAGATTCACGACCCGGGGCACGAAAATCTCAGCGCGCGCATCTCCCTGACCGGGTTGCGCTTGGGCGAAACAGGGACCTGGGAGCTTGGCGTCTGGGGAGATAACCTGACCGACCAGAACAACGTCGGTGATGGTATCGATTTCGGCTCGCTGGGCTTTGCCGGCAAGTACTGGCTGGAACCCCGTCGCTTTGGTGTCGACGTCAAGATGATTCTCTGAGGTGCGTTCGCAACACGCCAAGGAGTCGATTCCGGCCCGTGCGCGGTGCACGGACATGAGAGAGCCCTTCTCCATGACCGCCACCGCGCGAACCCGGTAAAAGCTGCTGGCTCTGGCCGAAAAGCGCGGTGCGAGCTTGTCCCCGAGCGCCATGCGACCAGTTCGATCTCCAGCATACCGCTGCGGCGTCCATCTCCCGGATATCACCATCCTGCATCAACGCGGGCGCCAGAGATCATCATGCATTGAATGCTTGCGGTACGCAGCCCCACCTCCCCCCACCTCCCCCCACCTCCCCCCACCTCCCCCCAGCCCGGCGTGTCGCGAGGGGGCGCGCCATCACATGGGTATCGAAGACCTGCACCTCGCTGTGATGCAGCGTTATCGAGACGTTGCGCACGACGAACACGCTACGCAATCGTTTGGTAAAACTGCCACAGGGATCGGCTAGAGCCGCCCTTATTAGAGATCGCCAACGAGATCAAGCAGGCTGTCCGGTGACAGCGATTGCAACGTGTTCAAGTCGGGAGAGTCCATCGGGCTTGCCGTCAATTGCGAATCCTCGGCAAATGCAGTTGCTACCCTCCCTGTGCCGTGGCGTGGACCGCGGTCTATACTGCGCGCGGCCTGCGCCCCGCCAGAGGATACCGATATCGACAAGCAGCATTCCCGGACTCCGAGCCCCGCCTACGCGAACTATGTTCTCGTCCTGCTGAGCCTCGTCTATGTCGTCAACTTCATCGACCGCCAGATCCTCGCCATGCTGATCGTGCCGATCAAGGAAGAGTTCGGTGTCTCGGACACCGCACTCGGGCTGCTCTCGGGATTTGCGTTTGCGCTGCTCTACACGCTGGCCGGAATTCCGATCGCGCGCTGGGCCGATCGTGGCTCACGCACGCGCATCATCGCGCTCGCGCTCACCCTGTGGAGTGCGGTGACCGCGGCCTGCGGACTCGCGCGCAGTTTTGTCGAACTCGCGCTGCTGCGCGTACTGGTCGGCGTCGGCGAGGCGGGCGGCAACCCGCCCTCGCACTCGCTCATCGCGGATTACTTCCCGCCGCACAAACGCGCCACTGCACTGTCGATCTACGCGTGGGGCGTCTACATCGGCTCGGCGATCGCGTTCCTCGCCGGTGGCTACCTGGTGACGAATTACAGCTGGAGGACGGCGTTCTTTGTCGTCGGGCTACCGGGGCTGTTTCTGGCAGCGATCGTCGCGCTGACCGTGCGCGAACTGCCACGCGGCGCCTCCGAGCAGCGCGTGGAATCCAGCGTACAGCCGTCGTTCCCCGAGGTGTTGCGCCACCTGCTCCGACGGCGAGCCTTCGTGTACATCGTGCTCGGCGCCTCGGTGCAGTCGCTGTCAGGCTACCGAGTCCTGACCTGGGGGCCAACGTTCCTGCACCGCGTACACGAGATGCCGTGGACCGAGATCGGAACGTTCCTCGGGTGGATCATCGGGCTCGCGGGATGCCTCGGGGCCTATGCCGGCGGCCGGCTCGCGGACCGCTTTGGGGCGCGCGACGCAAGCTGGTACATGCGTCTGCCGGCGCTGCAGTCGATCGCCGGGGTGCCGTTCGTGCTCGGGTTCGCGCTGCTGCCTCAGCAGTATTCGCTGCTCGCGTTCATCCCGTTCTACGCACTCGGCGCGATGTACGTCGGTCCGATGTTCTCGATGGTGCAGGGGCTGGTGCCGCTGCGCATGCGCGCGACGGCGTCGGCACTGCTGCTCTTCGTCGTGAACCTGATCGGCCTGGGACTCGGACCGCTATCGGTGGGTGTGCTCAACGACTACGTGTTCGGACCGCATTATGGCGAGCTCGCGATCCGCTACTCGATGCTCGTGATCGGCCTGCTCGGTGGCACCGCGAGCCTGCTGTTCTGGCAGGCGTCACGCACGCTCGCGGCGGATCTCGCGCTACGGGAAGACTGAGCGTCGCGACGCCTGCTTTTTCGACGCTAACAATGAGCGGGCAAGGCCCGGCTAACGCGTCATCGACGCCATGACCAGGTCACCGAGCCGCTGCAGCCGCTGGATATGATGGCTGTCTTCCATCAGGCCGGTGGACAGGAATGAGAAGCTGAGTTCGTTGTCCCGATCGACCCAGAAGCAGCTCGATCCCGCGCCCCAGCCACACAGGGTTCGCGGAGAGCAGAAATTGCTGATGGGCCCCGGAGTCAGGCCCTCCCCGCGGACGAAAAAGCCGATGCCGATATTGGCCGGCCATGGCTCCCAGCCGCGAAACCCGCGCGTGTAATCGAACAGGCCATTGGGCTTGTTGCCGGTAAAATTGCGGGCGCAATAATCGATGGTGCGTGGCGACAGGATACGGGTTCCCTCGAGTTCGCCACCATTGGCGAGCATCTGCGCGAAACGATGCAGATCGTCGATCGTGGTGAGGAAGCCGCCGGCCGGAATCTCGCAGCCGGGGACGAGGATCAGCTGACCCAGGCCCTCGAGTTCTTCAGGCACAAACAATCCGGGCTCCCTGTAGCAGGCCACCACCGGACAGACGCGATCGAGCAGATCCGCGCGTGGTCCGAGGCTGGTGTCAATCATCCCGAGTGGCGTGAACAGATCCTGCGCGATCATCGTGGTAAAGTCGCGGCGCCCTTCATCGACTGCCCGGAGCACCTCGGCGAGAACGGAATGCGCCGCGATGATCGAATAGTTCACCCGCTCGCCGGGTGCCGATTCGGGGCGCAGTCCCGCTATGAACCCGCTCAGCCGCGCACTGTCCATCAGCACCTCGGGCGGCACGGACGGCACTGCCGCGAGGATACCGCTGGTGTGGGTGAGCAGATGGAACAGCGTCATGGCGCGCAGCTCGGGCGTCGCGAATGCCGGCAGGACTTCGCCAATGTGCAGGTCGAGGCTCAGCAGGCCACGCTCCACCCGATCGAGCGCCAGCACATTGGTGAACTGCTTGCCGATCGACATCGAGACAAACACATCGCCGTGCTGCAGGCGCCGCCCGCTGCCACGATGGGCCCAGCCATGCACGCCCTGGTGCACGATCGTTCCGCGGTGCGCCACACGGATCGCGGCACCGTCGTAGCGCCCCGCTTCGATATCCGCATCGATCCGCGAACCGATCCTGTGCAGCCGTGCCGGATCCAGGGCAGACGTCTCCGATTGGCGCATCAAACACCTCCACAAGCATTGCTGCACCGATTCTACAATGATGCGGTGCGCACAGGGTGTGCCGATTCGCTTTACGATCGCGGAGCGATCGGCCACACTCGGCGCCTCGAGGGCAAACAGGAGTCGGACGGCATGGGTTCGGTATTGTGCGAAGTGCGCGGACGGGTGTTGTGGGTCACGATCAACCGGCCCGAGCAGCGCAACGCGATCAATGACGAAGTGATTGCGGGGATCAGTGGCGCATTGCAACGGGCGGCCACGGACCCGACCGTGCGGGCGCTGGTGCTCACCGGTGCCGGCAACCAGGCATTCTGCGCCGGGGCCGACCTCAAGCAGGCCAACCGCAGCGGGGGCGGTGTATTCACCACGGACAGCGATACACACCCGATGATCGAGATGTTCCGCGCTGCCGAGCAATGCAACAAGCCGCTCATTGCGCGCGTCAACGGACACGTCATGGCCGGCGGACTTGGATTGCTGTGCATGTGCGATCTGGCGATTGCGGTCGACAGCGCGAAGTTCGGCACGCCGGAGGCCAGGGTCGGGGTGTTTCCGATGATGATCCTCAGCTACATGCTGCGCCTGATACCCCGTCGGCGGCTGCTGGAAATGTGCATGACCGCCGACCCGTTCAGCGCCAGCGAGGCGCTCGCTCACGGCTTGCTGAACAAGGTCGTCGCGGCAGAGGAACTCGATGCCGCGGTCGAGGCGCTGCTCGAACGCATTCTCGGCAATTCGCCGGCGGCGTTGCTGTTCGGCAAGAAGGCGTTTCATGCGATGCAGGACATGAGCATCGGCGAGTGTTTCGAATATGCCCAGCTGATGATCTCGCGCATGAGCCAGACCGCCGATGCACGCGAGGGTATCGCGGCCTTTGCCGAAAAGCGGCCGCCAAACTGGGGCTGACGATGTCCCGCGATTCGAGCACCGAAACACGCCGCCTCCGCAACCTGATGATCACGCACTGCAGACGCGGGACCCATGGCGGGGCACCGCGGCATCATGCCCGCCACTTCACCGGAGCTTTTTCCGAGGCGTGGGGACGGATACCCGGCAACGGTGCCTGACCTCGCCAGCGGCGCTCAATCCGGCACCGGTAGCGACGTTTGCCACAGTCCGGAAAAAGCCGCTAGACTGCGCGGGCTTTCCCACCATCAAGGATACCGGCGATGTACAGGCTGTTCAGTTTATTGTCCTTCGTGGCGCTTCTCGGCGGGTGCACCAGCACGCCCAATGTCAGCACCGACTTCAACCCCGCTTACGATTTTTCTGCCAAGCACTCCTTTGCGCTGGTCAGGAAAGCGTCCACGGGCAACGGTGCCGCGCAGAGCAACGATCTGCTGAGCAATCGCATCGAAAGTGCGATCACGACAGCCCTGGCTGCGCGCGGTTTCAAGGTCGTGGAGCCAGCCCAGGCGGATATGCTGGTGAGCTTCTTTGTCACCAGCCAGAGCAAGACCGATATCCGCACCTACAACGACGGCTTCAGCTACCGGCGCTGCTGGTCGATATCCTGCAACACCATGGCGACAACCGTCGACGTGCGGAATTACGAAGAAGGAACCCTGTTCATCGATTTCATCGATCCCGCGTCGCGCGAACTGCAATGGCGCGGACTGGTATCGAAGCGCCTGAGCAGCAAGCGCACCTCGGCGGAGCGCGACAAACTGATCCGCGAATCGGTCGAGACCGTTCTGGCCACCTTCCCGCCCAAGCCGAACTGAGCGTCCCGGACGCGTGGGGCAAGCACGGGTGAGTCTGAGGTGCTGCCCCATTCGCGTTTTCTGCCTGGCTGTACTCGGCCTGCTGCTGCTGGTGGCGTGCGTTTCGATGCCGGACTCCGAACACAAGCAAGCTTCCACTTTCCTGCCGGCTGACGAGCACAGCAAGCTGGGGCGCATGGGCCTGACAATCGCTGACGGGCTGAGCGATGTGCGCGTACTCGATACCGGAGCGGATGCGTTTCTGGAGCGTGCGGCGCTGATCGATATCGCCGAGCAATCGATCGACGCGCAGTACTACATCTGGAACAGCGACCTGACCGGACGCTATCTCGCGCTGCGCCTGCTCGCGGCCGCGAACCGGGGTGTGCGGGTGAGACTGCTGCTCGATGACATCAACACCGCCGGCCGTGATGCGCTGCTCGCCACTCTCGATGCACATCCGAATATCGAGCTGCGCATCTACAATCCCTTCGAGCAGCGCCGCGGTGCCCGCAAACTGCTGCAGTTCGCCTTCGATTTCTCGCGGCTCAATCGCCGCATGCACAACAAATCGCTGACTGCCGACGGCGCGGTTGCGATCATTGGCGGGCGCAATATCGGCGATGAGTACTTCGACGCCCATGCAGGATTCAATTTCCGTGACCGGGATGTGGTCGCAACGGGTCCGGTGGTGGCCCAGACCGGCGCGATGTTCGACGATTTCTGGAACAGCGTATACAGCGTTCCGATCAGCGAACTGAGCAGCGAACGGATCCGGACCCGCACCGCAGCGGAACTCGACGAAGCGTTGCGCGAGGATGCGGTCGAGCTGCGTGCGATGGGCTATCCGTTGCCGGCTGATGCCGCCGCCAGCGCGGCATATCTGGCGCAATCGCGCACCGCCATGCGCCATGTTCCGGCGCACCTGGTGCATGATGAACCGCCGCTGCCCGGCGCTGAAGCAGACACCGACAAGGTGCAGCCGACCGCAAGCGCACTCGCCGAACTCGCCCGCGCGGCAAGCCGGGAAATCCTGATCGAATCGGCCTACCTGGTGCTGGACGATGCGAGTCTCGAGGTGGTCCGTGCAATGCGCGACCGTGGTGTCAAGGTAATCGCCCTGACCAACTCCCTGTCCTCCAACGATGTGACCGCCAACCACGCGGCCTATGCCCGGCGACGGCAGCCGATCGTGAACAGTGGCATCGAACTGCACGAGCTGCGCCCGGACGCGGAGTATTGCGCCGAGGTGATCGTGATCGAAAACGGCTGCGCAGCGGCGCCGCGCACGCTCGGGCTGCACTCCAAGACCTTCGTGTTCGACCGCCATACGGTCGCCATCGGCTCGATGAACCTCAATCTGCGCTCGGCCTACCTCAATGCCGAGACCACGATGATCATCGAAAGTCCGGAAATCGCCCAGGAGGTCGCTGCAGCCATCGATCGCGCCGCTTCGCCCGACAGCAGCTGGGCAGTGACGCTCGACGATGGCAAGCTGCTGTGGCGCACCGAGCGCGCCGGAGAGATCGTGACATCACGGCACGAGCCGGATACCGGCTGGTGGCGCCGATTCAAATCCTGGACGATCGCCAGGCTTCCGCTGGAGAAATACCTGTGAGCACCTCGATGAGAAATCCCGGATTGAAGGGGTCGCTGTCAAGAGCGTCCGTGATGCTGGTTCTGGTGGCGTGTTGCCTGACTGGAATTTCATCAGCCAGCGCTGCCGAAAGCGCTCCCTTTGCGGCAGATCCGCCGCTGCGCATCGGCCTGGTGCTCGCGGGTGGCGGTGCGCGCGGGCTGGCCCACGTCGGCGTGCTCAAGTATCTCGAGGAACACCACATCCGGATCAGCGCGGTCGCCGGCACCAGCATGGGTTCGATCGTGGGCGGTTTGTATGCCTCGGGACTGAACGCCGACCAGATCGCCGGGATCGTCCAGACCCTCGACTGGAAATCGGCCTTCGACGATTCGACCACGCGCGATCAACTGAGCTTTCGCCAGAAGCAGGAAGACTTCGATTTCCTGGTGCGCGCGAAACTGCGCTTCAAGGATGGCAAGCTGAACATCCCGCTGGGCCTGGTGCAGGGTCAGCATCTCAATTTGCTGTTGCACGATCTGGTTGCGCATGTCTCCGATGTGCATGACTTCGACCAGCTTCCGATCCCGTTCCGTGCAATCGCGACCGATATCGTGAGCGGCGATCCGGTGATCCTTGCCAAGGGCGACCTGGCGGTTGCGATGCGTGCGAGCATGTCGATCCCGGCTTTTTTTGCCCCGATCGAGCTCGATGGCAAGTTGCTGGTCGATGGCGGCATCGCCAAGAACATTCCGGTCGATGTCGTGCAGGCGATGGGCGTGGACCGGCTCATCGTCATCGATATCGGAACCCCGCTTGCCGGGCGCGAATCGATGGCGAACATGTTCTCGCTGATCGGGCAGCTCACCACCATCCTGACGCGGCGCAATTCCGAGGAGCAGATAGCCTTGATGGGACCACAGGATATCCTGCTGATTCCGGACCTCGATGATTCCGGCGTGGAGACCATGTCCTTCGACAAGGCGGAACTCGCGATACAGCTCGGCTACCAGGCAGCAACGGCCATGGGTGACAAGCTGGCTGCGCTGTCCACCCCCGGTAATGCGATGCCCTCGGCGGTCGTCTCGCGAAGCGCGGAGCCCCCGATTATCCAGCGCATCGAAATTCATCAGGATTCGCAGATTTCGAGCGAACTGCTGCGCAACAGGATCACCCAGCCGATCGGTGCCCCGCTCGACAAGGCGCAACTCGAGCGGGATATTGCCGAAATATATGGTCTGGACCAGTTTTCGCGGGTCGAATATGTCGTCAACGACGTCGCTGGCGAGCAGGTTCTGACGATCAGCGCAATAGCCATTCCCTACAGCGAAAAATATCTGAAACTGGGTCTCTCGCTGGACCAGGACACCAAGGGCGAAAACTCTTTCGGTATCGCCGGCAGTTGGCGCCAGAAGGGGATCAACCGGCTTGGCGCCGAGTGGTATACAAAAATACAGATTGGTGGCGATTCGGTGCTCAAGACGCAGTACTACCAACCGCTCGATGTAAACCAGCGTTATTTCTTCGACACGGGCTACTCTTTCAAGCGGCGCACCGTCAACCTGTCTGCCGACGGCGACATTATCGCCCGCGCGGAGATCGACAGCCACACCGTCGACATCGCGCCCGGTTTCTACCTCGGAGACGCGGCCTCGGTGCGCGTCGGCGCCTTTGCCCAGACTGCCGACACGGAATTCGATATCGGCGATCCGCGACTGGGAAGTTCCAGCGCCAACGATGCGGGTTATTTCGCGCAACTTCTCTACGATACGCTCGATCGGCCGTTTTTCCCGGGCTCGGGGTCGCGATTGAGCGCTGGCTTCCAGACCGGCAAGGAGGGCTGGGGCGCGCAAACCGGATACGACTCGCTGAACGTGTTCGCGATGCATGCCACGAGCTGGGGCGAGCACACGCTCGCCGGCCTCCTGCGCTGGCAGGAACTCGAACTCGACAATCCCGGCACACCCCTGACCGTGGCGACCCAGCTTTCCACGCTGGGTGGGTTCCTGGCCCTTTCGGGGTATTCGCGTAACTCGCTGGCCGGCAATTATCTCGGCCAGGGCGCGCTTCTCTACTACCGGCGCATGAACGAGCAATCCCTGCTGCCGATCGACCTGCCCGTGTACGTGGGTGCAAGCTTCGAGGCCGGCAATGTCTGGCTCGAGAAAGACAATGTTGCCGCCGATGAACTGATCTACGCCGGCAGCCTGTTCCTGGGTGTCGATTCACCCATCGGCCCGATCTATCTGGGGGTCGGGGTTGCCGAGAATGATCAGCGCGCGCTGTACCTGCAGATCGGGCAGATACTGGATTGAAGTCCCGATCGAGGACCCGGTCTGTCGAACGCCGCGGGCGAACAATCGATCATAATTGCACGCCGTGTTATACACTGCACAGCGAACGCATGCCAACCGCCGGGACCGAATGTCTGCCAAATCCTGCTTCGTGCTGACATTCCTGCTGATCCTCTCCAGTGCCTGCGCGCGCGGTGCCGAGGTGCAGGTCGCGGTAGCGGCGAACTTCAGCGAACCGATGCGTCGCATCGCGGAGCTTTTCGAGGCCGCCAGCGGCCATCGTGCCCGACTCAGCTTCGGCGCCAGCGGCATGTTCCATGCCCAGATCAGGGCCGGGGCGCCATTCGACGTTCTGCTGTCGGCGGACCAGAAAATCCCTGCGGCGCTGCTCGCGGAGGGTTTGGCTCTCCCCGGCACCCGTCGCACCTATGCGCGCGGACGACTGGTCC is from Gammaproteobacteria bacterium and encodes:
- a CDS encoding DUF4136 domain-containing protein, which translates into the protein MYRLFSLLSFVALLGGCTSTPNVSTDFNPAYDFSAKHSFALVRKASTGNGAAQSNDLLSNRIESAITTALAARGFKVVEPAQADMLVSFFVTSQSKTDIRTYNDGFSYRRCWSISCNTMATTVDVRNYEEGTLFIDFIDPASRELQWRGLVSKRLSSKRTSAERDKLIRESVETVLATFPPKPN
- a CDS encoding patatin-like phospholipase family protein, which translates into the protein MMLVLVACCLTGISSASAAESAPFAADPPLRIGLVLAGGGARGLAHVGVLKYLEEHHIRISAVAGTSMGSIVGGLYASGLNADQIAGIVQTLDWKSAFDDSTTRDQLSFRQKQEDFDFLVRAKLRFKDGKLNIPLGLVQGQHLNLLLHDLVAHVSDVHDFDQLPIPFRAIATDIVSGDPVILAKGDLAVAMRASMSIPAFFAPIELDGKLLVDGGIAKNIPVDVVQAMGVDRLIVIDIGTPLAGRESMANMFSLIGQLTTILTRRNSEEQIALMGPQDILLIPDLDDSGVETMSFDKAELAIQLGYQAATAMGDKLAALSTPGNAMPSAVVSRSAEPPIIQRIEIHQDSQISSELLRNRITQPIGAPLDKAQLERDIAEIYGLDQFSRVEYVVNDVAGEQVLTISAIAIPYSEKYLKLGLSLDQDTKGENSFGIAGSWRQKGINRLGAEWYTKIQIGGDSVLKTQYYQPLDVNQRYFFDTGYSFKRRTVNLSADGDIIARAEIDSHTVDIAPGFYLGDAASVRVGAFAQTADTEFDIGDPRLGSSSANDAGYFAQLLYDTLDRPFFPGSGSRLSAGFQTGKEGWGAQTGYDSLNVFAMHATSWGEHTLAGLLRWQELELDNPGTPLTVATQLSTLGGFLALSGYSRNSLAGNYLGQGALLYYRRMNEQSLLPIDLPVYVGASFEAGNVWLEKDNVAADELIYAGSLFLGVDSPIGPIYLGVGVAENDQRALYLQIGQILD
- a CDS encoding MFS transporter; the encoded protein is MFKSGESIGLAVNCESSANAVATLPVPWRGPRSILRAACAPPEDTDIDKQHSRTPSPAYANYVLVLLSLVYVVNFIDRQILAMLIVPIKEEFGVSDTALGLLSGFAFALLYTLAGIPIARWADRGSRTRIIALALTLWSAVTAACGLARSFVELALLRVLVGVGEAGGNPPSHSLIADYFPPHKRATALSIYAWGVYIGSAIAFLAGGYLVTNYSWRTAFFVVGLPGLFLAAIVALTVRELPRGASEQRVESSVQPSFPEVLRHLLRRRAFVYIVLGASVQSLSGYRVLTWGPTFLHRVHEMPWTEIGTFLGWIIGLAGCLGAYAGGRLADRFGARDASWYMRLPALQSIAGVPFVLGFALLPQQYSLLAFIPFYALGAMYVGPMFSMVQGLVPLRMRATASALLLFVVNLIGLGLGPLSVGVLNDYVFGPHYGELAIRYSMLVIGLLGGTASLLFWQASRTLAADLALRED
- a CDS encoding beta-lactamase family protein; translated protein: MRQSETSALDPARLHRIGSRIDADIEAGRYDGAAIRVAHRGTIVHQGVHGWAHRGSGRRLQHGDVFVSMSIGKQFTNVLALDRVERGLLSLDLHIGEVLPAFATPELRAMTLFHLLTHTSGILAAVPSVPPEVLMDSARLSGFIAGLRPESAPGERVNYSIIAAHSVLAEVLRAVDEGRRDFTTMIAQDLFTPLGMIDTSLGPRADLLDRVCPVVACYREPGLFVPEELEGLGQLILVPGCEIPAGGFLTTIDDLHRFAQMLANGGELEGTRILSPRTIDYCARNFTGNKPNGLFDYTRGFRGWEPWPANIGIGFFVRGEGLTPGPISNFCSPRTLCGWGAGSSCFWVDRDNELSFSFLSTGLMEDSHHIQRLQRLGDLVMASMTR
- a CDS encoding phospholipase D family protein, with translation MPDSEHKQASTFLPADEHSKLGRMGLTIADGLSDVRVLDTGADAFLERAALIDIAEQSIDAQYYIWNSDLTGRYLALRLLAAANRGVRVRLLLDDINTAGRDALLATLDAHPNIELRIYNPFEQRRGARKLLQFAFDFSRLNRRMHNKSLTADGAVAIIGGRNIGDEYFDAHAGFNFRDRDVVATGPVVAQTGAMFDDFWNSVYSVPISELSSERIRTRTAAELDEALREDAVELRAMGYPLPADAAASAAYLAQSRTAMRHVPAHLVHDEPPLPGAEADTDKVQPTASALAELARAASREILIESAYLVLDDASLEVVRAMRDRGVKVIALTNSLSSNDVTANHAAYARRRQPIVNSGIELHELRPDAEYCAEVIVIENGCAAAPRTLGLHSKTFVFDRHTVAIGSMNLNLRSAYLNAETTMIIESPEIAQEVAAAIDRAASPDSSWAVTLDDGKLLWRTERAGEIVTSRHEPDTGWWRRFKSWTIARLPLEKYL
- a CDS encoding enoyl-CoA hydratase/isomerase family protein; translated protein: MGSVLCEVRGRVLWVTINRPEQRNAINDEVIAGISGALQRAATDPTVRALVLTGAGNQAFCAGADLKQANRSGGGVFTTDSDTHPMIEMFRAAEQCNKPLIARVNGHVMAGGLGLLCMCDLAIAVDSAKFGTPEARVGVFPMMILSYMLRLIPRRRLLEMCMTADPFSASEALAHGLLNKVVAAEELDAAVEALLERILGNSPAALLFGKKAFHAMQDMSIGECFEYAQLMISRMSQTADAREGIAAFAEKRPPNWG